Genomic DNA from Molothrus aeneus isolate 106 chromosome Z, BPBGC_Maene_1.0, whole genome shotgun sequence:
atttggatcatttgtccttggtccccagctggagcaggaattgttttgtctccctgctctgtgcacagagctcaccatgccCCAATGTGAAGCTGAGAAgaacacactaaagcagcacagaatctgaaaaatagaaaagccaaaacctgaggcatcaatcTGGTGTGACACCTCATTTAGCAGCAGGGGACCTTTCCCCCCACTTCTTTCTAGCAGCCACCAATATTTAGTGAAGATGCACCATTATTTAACTCACCGATAAGCAATTTCATCTGCCACTTTTTCCTCTGAATCTTCCTCTGTGATCTCATACCTTCCCTTGTATCtcatctcctgcctttcccccaGTCTGTCTTTCACCGGCCGCTTCCGTTTGAGGAAGCCCTGCCCgttctcctcctctgctggaCACGTCTTCTTGTCATCGTGCATGTATTCATCCAGCTCCTTATCCAAAGTCTCTGCCTCCTTCTGCTGGGCCTCCTTCATCAGCTTTTTAGCCAGCAGGTAGTTGTAAGTCTCAGACTGCCTGCTCCTGTCAATTGAACCATCCATGCCCAGAATCCCAAGCTCGGTCGCCACCGCATCCTGGTTCTGCTCCTGGAGCACGGCGCCCCAGATGTTGTTGACCTTCTTCCCACGCACAGCAGTCTCTTTTTGGTGGCTctggctgagctggaagggctCGGGTTTGGCAGGGGAGAAGTTgaagcacttctgcctcttcctcttccacagGCAGCTGTCGTCGTCGGAGTCGGAGCCGCTCTCCTCGCTGGAGTCCAGGCTCTTGGTGGTCCTGTAAGGAACACTGGGAGCACAGGATGAGAGGCTGCTCTGGAAGGGCCTGCAGGAATCACTGCCAGCATGCAGCTTCTGCAATTAAAAAGCCAATTGAAACCCATTACTCATGAAAATTAGAAGAGCTATCAAGTTGTCGATTGGCTAAAATACATAATTCTGGCCCTTGTGGCCATGCAGATCTCCACGAGCATCTCTTGGGccacagcacaggagcatcctTTGAAACTCCTGCATTTTGAGTGCAGGAGCATGAAATAGAGCACGGCTGACACTGAAAAACGTCAGGAGCTGCTCTTCCCCTTAGGGCAAACTTTGCTGAGCAAAATTTATTACAGAACTGGAAAAGTGGTGAATATACGCAAACTGGGCAAGATGCACAGCAGGCTCTAAGAACAGGAAAATACCAGAACAACCCAGCAACCTACCAGAGCTTTGCCTAACATCAGAGAAGTTAATAACCTCTCTGCAGTTTTAAGTGAGAAGACCAAATGaccaaaaataaaccccaaaaccaaacccacaatACTGGGATGGTGCTCAGACTAAGAATGCTCTGTGATCCTGGCTCAGTCAGGACAGCACATGACcaacctggggacagcagaacCTTTACAGAACCacccatttttcctcctttaaacTAACAAGACACCATGGATTAACTATGTCTAATGAAATAGAACACCCCCCCCACCAAGAAATCATTCCACTGATATACAAATACTGAAGAAATGCTTTTACTCCTAATTCCAGTTATTCCCTGACTGATTCCTTATCATAAAGTTATATGCTGTCCCATTATCTTTCAATAGAAGATCTCTTCCTTCATTTTCAGGTGAAATGAAAATTCTTTCTTTAGTCTTACTGTTTTCATCGACACGgtgctgtttcttctttctccaaACAGAAAAGGGAAGTATTCAACTTACCATGTTATGAAATACAAACTTTTAACTTCAAGTGTAatgcaaaaaccccaaacacagcataaataaaaaaagactgAACATTCCTGTAAGAAACTTCTTTTGCGCTTCATTTCTCAGAACTATATTGCAAAGATCAAAATGactagagaaaataaaatttgttatGCATACAGTGTCACACAGTGATCTTTGAAATCTTTCTCTGTCTGTGCACTGCCGTGAATACCTCAAACTCTCAGTACGAATTCCTCACAGAATaagttcctcatatcctctgagaatcccagactggtttggatTGGGAGgcacctcaaagcccatccagtgccacctctgccatggcagggacacctcccagtgtcccagtgtgcagcctggccttgggcagtgccagggatgcaggggcagccccagctgctctgggcaccctgtgccagggcctgcccaccctcacagggaacaattcctcattgccaagatcccagccagccctgccctctggcactggcagccattgcctggctgctgtccctgcagcccttggcaattGTCTGTGTCCATCtttgctgcagccccttcaggccctgccaggccaccctgagctcaggccaaagcttctcctgcccaggtgagcaatggcagctgtgccagcctttgctgccggcagagctgctccatccctctgcccgtgctggagcctcctctggcctggctgcagcagctccagctccttgctgggctggggactTCGGAGGGAGTGGACATAAGGAGACAGAGAGACACGGGGACAGCGCTGGCATCTCTACCCAGACACGGAGAGCCGCggggtgctggtgctggcagccGGCAGCGCTCGGGGCTCTCCTGCGCGGTCACCCGGCCGCTCTCCCTCACGGTCGCCGCTGTCCCCATTGTTCCCGCGCACCACGCGGCTCCGGGGGGAGGCCCCGGCGGTACCGGGGAGGGACAGCCAGCAACGCAGGGACCGCCACCAGCGCAGCGACAGCCACCAATGCAGGGACAGCCACCAACGCAGTGATAGCCAAGCCAGCAGCCCCGGGAGAGGCCACTAAGTCCCGGGAGAAGCCACCAGCCCGGGAACGAGCGCCCCACAGCCGGCAAAACCCCCTGAGGCGCGGCCTTCCCGCCCCGCAGCGCCCCCAGCCCGGCGCTCCCCGGCCCGGCGCTCCGGCCGCTGCCCACACTCACCTGTTCGGGGGAGCCGGCGCCGGGCATGTCCGCGTCGGAGCCCGAGAGCTCGCCGTCCTCCACGTCGCCGTCCATGCCCCGCAGCTCCTGCGCCATGTCCCGGCGGAAGGGAGGAGCGCGGTGGCGGGGCGGGACAGAGCGTCCGtccggggccgggccggccgcGGCTCCTCCTTCCCGGCTCCTGCCCTGTGGAAatctgttgggaaggatgaaagtttgacaagaaagtctcacagatatgtatgcctagcagaaagatttttaaatgtagagtctgatgaaggaatagagatggaagccaGTTTTGAtatggaagaaaagaattgctgagccagtcttactgcataaccaaggaggcaaagcgtgtgttagttagaaggggttcttatggcttagagcaaaggataaacccacctcagacaagaagatgtttttaccaagcagaaagatagcACGGGCAAACCAGCCAGCAAagttgcaagaagaaaaaaggtctcTTTTCTTGCAggtttccactgcaagaaaactgaataacaacttctagcttaaactgtaatgtactaatttttagtgattggagaacagtaacatgaatatggcaATTaatagtagttatgataggctatagataatagttaaggtatagattggttctactgtatgaagatgctcagcaaagaaaagtctacaATGCATttgaccaaaaccaaagggtctccaggcctgcctgcagctggagctgacagctgtgggcacagctctgtcacccacgaccctggactgctgtaacctcttggatggaacaaactgcattttggagagccccatggagtcctgcatccctcattTAGGCTCTCACAGAAGTGCCTCTTATTGCCGGCTGGGGATCTCTGTACAAATCATGAATAGGACGGGActgctgtggaacgtgccttgagctgtttgattttccagcaccagtctcattccatggttatgacaatgggaagatgccaccagctcacatcccaggcagcagacaaagaacttaatgttacagcttactttataagttttttgaccaatcacacattgacagtagttctatccaaccactataagcacgcatacctttggttaaaacaatgcctgcttatttcaaatacaatacctgcttgtaagccttgaaatacaatgcacagagcttcattattaagcttcaaacttcctaatatcttgctagataaacttttctgtagcttacagagttattctagacaagtgttaatacacagaccattgttctatttgtcctcgcttttctactttttaaatcctttttctgctgacctatcttatggctgctgcttagctctaatcgtatatctgctgtctctggggcctgccttttgcagctttcccaaacccctctgattttgtggattcccacaccTCATGCTGGAAGGAAGCAGGGTTTTATCGGCCTTACAGTGTGCCCCAGGCGGCCTGTGGGGCTCTGGGATGCTCGGCACAAGCGTTGTGGGGTGTGGGATGTGGAGATTTTGCTTCAAGGCGAGTGTTCTTTGGGGTGGATTCtcagtgtgaaaaatgcgtatcttgtgattggcttttcgcaaatgtTAAGATGAATATTAAATGCGTTGTGTTAGAAaataatgctgtattaattctctttaagtagtgtggtaaatacaattttaggttataacaaaatgttaaaatagaaactatgccatgtaggatactttttttctaaagaaaggactcgcattgagatagcagccacaggacacctcaatctttcagtgaaagagaatttattgctccattatcggaagaaacaaacttcttcccaccttgctcagcCAGAATGATGCCATCaggattaagaggaaaaaattgacacagaccagacagaatcctg
This window encodes:
- the PHAX gene encoding phosphorylated adapter RNA export protein, whose translation is MAQELRGMDGDVEDGELSGSDADMPGAGSPEQKLHAGSDSCRPFQSSLSSCAPSVPYRTTKSLDSSEESGSDSDDDSCLWKRKRQKCFNFSPAKPEPFQLSQSHQKETAVRGKKVNNIWGAVLQEQNQDAVATELGILGMDGSIDRSRQSETYNYLLAKKLMKEAQQKEAETLDKELDEYMHDDKKTCPAEEENGQGFLKRKRPVKDRLGERQEMRYKGRYEITEEDSEEKVADEIAYRLCEPKKDLIARVVKIIGKRKAIELLMETAEVEQNGGLFIVNGTRRRTPGGVYLNLLKNTPSIKEEKIKEIFYLENQKEYENKKAAKKRRIQVLGKKMKKAIKGLNLQEYDDASRETFASDTNEALASLEDLQEGHHEAKMEPEDSIEIDNAHDLEIF